TGAATTTGATCTCCGAAATACGTTTGTCCTTGCTTAGTGGGCAATCTACACCTAGCCCCTATGCCACTCTTTACCCAGGTGGGGATGCCGTCCCCTCCATCGAGGCGGCAAAAAAAATAGTCGATGCCTTCGGCGTATCCCTGGACTACCTGGTCGGCGAGGGGGTAAACAGCTCCTTCGACAAAAAAACCGTCAAACGCCTGCAGGACATCGAAAAACTGCAACCCGAGGACAGGGAACACATCTTCGCCCTGATGGACGCATTCCTGTTCAAGTGCCAGGTCCAGAACTCACTCAGCGCATAAAAACACAAAAGCCCGAACATCGCTAGGCTTATTATCTCAATATAGTATCATCAGGTCAACTTTATAACCAGAACAAAAAGACCAACCACCACTATAAGGCCAAGTAGGATATTTGAAAAACCATGCATGATGATTTCCGATTTCTGGCTTCCTTTTCTTCCGTCCCACATTTCCTTAAAACTTATAACCTCTCTCCCCCTTACTTTGTGGAGCACCGCATATACGACCCATTTTGTCAAGGCTCCAACAAACTCGAAGAAAACCGAACCTATTATACTATCAATCATTTTTTCTTATCCCCGTTCTCTTTTCTTTTCCTGTTGAAAAAATTGAAGTCAATATTCCGGATCCAACTAAAGGGAGATAAGCTGTAATAGGTAACAACCAAGAAAATAATCCCTATCAATATCAGAAGGTGCCCGCCCAAACCTGACAATTTCAACGTTCTGCTATTCACACCATAAGCGGCCAGATCCTTAACTATCATGACACCCCCTAAAAGAATAAACAGAACAGAAAGTACCAATGGGAATATAAACAAGATGTTTTGTTTCTTATACATGCCTTTTCACTAATTCCCGGACCTATACTTTAGATATTTCAGACTCTCACAAAAGGACTTCATTACCTCCTTTTCCAAAGAATCAGCCCAATCAGGATTATTTTCACCTCTATAGCAGGAGTACAACGCAAGCAAATAACCGTGGGCATCAGGAGAAAGCTGGCTGGCCCCTTTTTTAATATTCCATCCGCCCCTTAAATCACTTGACCATGTATTCATTTTAATAACCGAGCTGTTTGCATTGAACACTCCAAATCCAAAAAGAATAAGTGCCACCTCAATAGAAACATCATCCTCTGAGAATTCCTTTCCCTCTCTCCTTGATTTCAGCCGGATCAATTCAAACGCAATGGACGCCACCAAACAACTGGGATCATTTAAATACTTATGGTTGATCAATATTTCAACACTTCCATCAGAGTATTCCGTAAACTTACTGGAAGCAGGCTCACTGCCTTCCTCTGAAACCATGATAACTCCTGAATCCAACACAACATCCTCCGGGTCGCTGAACAGACCCAGCTCCACCATACTTGTGTCCACATCAATTATAGCCCCAAGTTTTTGAAACAGTATTTGAGCATAGGTTTCATCTCCACTAAGCCCCATCCCTGTTATTTCCTTGGGATCAGTATAAACGTTGGAACCCAAAACAAACTCTTCTCCAAACTCCTCGATTAGATGGGAAAAGACATTATCCAGCACAGCCCTGTCTGTGCTCCCAACAGGACACTTGGGTTTTTTCTTAAAAAGATTAATTACCTGGTCTAACCACATCGTTCCTCCTTTTCTCTGTCTCATCAGGCTTTTGCCCCTTTAACATGTTCTCTATCACTGACAGGGGTGATGGGCCGGACAATACCCTGGACAGTCCCATTTTCATACTTTGCTCTTCAATTGGAAGCTGCCAAAACTCCTCTGCGGACAATCCCCCCCTCGCTCTTTCCCTGACGCCGTTTTCCCATTGTTCCTGTAGTCCCACCAGCTCCTGTGTCGTATTGTAATCATCCACAAAATAGTCCGCGCCAATGGAAACCTCAAACTTACCGACCTCATCAAATGATTCAACCTTTGTTATGGTCTTAGCATCATCTAAGATCTGGACAGCTAATTTGGTGGCATTGCCCCAAAGGTTTCCAAAAGTATGGGTATTATCGAAATTTTCAGCCGGCCCAGCAGACGATGTAAAACCGGACATATTTCTCCCTCCCCCTCTACTCGTATGGAATCTTTGTGTCTTTACAAGCGCCCCTTCACTTCTGCCAATTGTCGCAATACCGGAATTGTGCATCCTTGCTGTCTGGGAAACAGTTCTTCTTAGGTTAGATACGTTCGCTACCCTTACGTAACTTCTTACAGCGGGTCTTGCCCCTCCCGGACAACATGGCATCATACCGTCTGGGTCATTCCATCTTATAGGGTTATTCCACATGCCAGAATAGGGTGACATTCCAATCTGCTTCGAATGGTCTGCTAATGGATCAACAACACTCCACCTGCCTATAGCAGGGTCGTACATTCTTGCCCCGTGGTCATAGAAATTAAGATTCAAGTCCTCGATGAGTTCCTTTCCGTTGTAGAGGTACCTGTTCACCTTAATCCCCTATACTTTTATCTCGGGCCTCCAAAGTTAATTATTCAACAATATTTTCAGGATAAGTTATATCTGTAAAATAAAAGGTCCTAACTTCCTGCTTTGATATTCCGCTAATAAATACTCTTTTAGCTCCCAGAGGACTCTCTTTCCCACTAATTGAAGCTGTATCAAATTTTTCAACTACTGTGATCAAAGGGTCATTGAAATTGCTGTATCTCTCCCTATTAACAATAACTCCATTATGATCAACATTAAATAATAAAACATCATCTCTGTTTGAAGTCCATGCAAAAGAGAAAGTGCTTAAATCAACTTCATCTACTCTTTCTATCAACCATAAGGTATCAAATTCACTTTTGAACAGTTCATTAAAATCACTTTCATTATTTGCCATTCTTCTTGAATAATCAAGGTTTTTCGCAATTGTTGGATTAAGCTTTCTTTGATCAATATAAAGTTTTTCTAGGATATTGCTTACGCCTTTATTCATTTTCAATGGGTAGCAACAAGAACAGAAAAAAATTAATATTATTGTCGAATACATCTTTATTTTCATTTTTAATAAACGTATGGTAAATAAATTGGACCTACTTTCATTTGATAGAAATTACTGAATCCATTTTTTATTATTTGGGATTGTTTATCTGGTATTAAAGAACCGGAACTTAATCTTTGCAAACCATAGTGAGTCCTTAATGGCAATCCTAATTCACCTCTAATTTGATTTTCTCGATGGGTCGCATATTTCTCAGCTTGTGGATATTTATTTGAAGTCCAAGTCCTTGAAGTATTTAATGTCCCCTTAACATGGTCTTCTGCATGGGCTAGTTCATGCCCCAAGCTTATGAATGATTTTGGGTTTTGAAGTCCCATTTCAGTTGGAATTAAACTTTTACTTTCAGTATTCCAAGAAACTTCTTTTTTACTAGGACTATACCCATTGCTTTCAGAATCAGAAATTGACATTTTTTCAGTGCTTGATATTAAGGTATTGATCATTTCATTACCAGCGTTACTTTTTTCGAGTTCATTTAGCCCGGACTTTACATTATTCACAAATTGATCAGGCCCGGAATATTCTGCCCCATTTTGAAAATTAAAAGTACCGTTGTTGTAGTGTAGGGATATATTGGCATTAACCCCTCCAAATATAGTTGGTATAGCAAATTGTGTATTTACAACAATACTGTCCCCATTTATATCAATATACTTTATTGGGTTATTTGCTCCATATTGGTAAGGAGATAATCCATAATACTTTTCTGAAAACCTGTCTATGCGGTTAAATCGACCGATTGCCGGGTCATACATTCTTTGGCATAATCATATAATTGAAGACCGTTGTCCTCAATCAGTTCCTTTCCGTTGTAGAGGTAACTATTTTGCGTAAACTGGTTCAATTATTTCGATTCCCGTACCTTCATTTGGTGAAAATCGAAGATAATGAATTTTT
This window of the Aquiflexum balticum DSM 16537 genome carries:
- a CDS encoding RHS repeat domain-containing protein, with product MNRYLYNGKELIEDLNLNFYDHGARMYDPAIGRWSVVDPLADHSKQIGMSPYSGMWNNPIRWNDPDGMMPCCPGGARPAVRSYVRVANVSNLRRTVSQTARMHNSGIATIGRSEGALVKTQRFHTSRGGGRNMSGFTSSAGPAENFDNTHTFGNLWGNATKLAVQILDDAKTITKVESFDEVGKFEVSIGADYFVDDYNTTQELVGLQEQWENGVRERARGGLSAEEFWQLPIEEQSMKMGLSRVLSGPSPLSVIENMLKGQKPDETEKRRNDVVRPGN
- a CDS encoding M91 family zinc metallopeptidase; amino-acid sequence: MYDPAIGRFNRIDRFSEKYYGLSPYQYGANNPIKYIDINGDSIVVNTQFAIPTIFGGVNANISLHYNNGTFNFQNGAEYSGPDQFVNNVKSGLNELEKSNAGNEMINTLISSTEKMSISDSESNGYSPSKKEVSWNTESKSLIPTEMGLQNPKSFISLGHELAHAEDHVKGTLNTSRTWTSNKYPQAEKYATHRENQIRGELGLPLRTHYGLQRLSSGSLIPDKQSQIIKNGFSNFYQMKVGPIYLPYVY